The following are encoded in a window of Ignavibacteria bacterium genomic DNA:
- a CDS encoding BrnT family toxin produces MIKIYDLPEPVEFEWDKGNIEKNLIKHNVSNSEIEEVFINTPLLFFPDPSHSSEEEKRHGALGRTHTGRMLQVIFTIRKNKIRAISARDMSRKERQFYEEAKRNSEIQE; encoded by the coding sequence ATGATAAAGATTTATGACTTACCTGAACCTGTTGAATTTGAATGGGATAAAGGGAACATTGAAAAGAATTTAATCAAGCACAATGTTTCAAACAGTGAAATAGAGGAAGTATTTATTAATACTCCGCTATTATTTTTCCCTGATCCTTCGCATTCAAGCGAAGAGGAAAAAAGGCACGGTGCTTTAGGCCGAACGCATACGGGAAGGATGCTCCAGGTAATTTTTACAATTAGGAAAAATAAAATAAGAGCTATTTCAGCTCGGGACATGAGTAGAAAGGAAAGGCAATTTTATGAAGAAGCAAAGAGAAATTCCGAAATTCAGGAATGA
- a CDS encoding Crp/Fnr family transcriptional regulator, with protein sequence METIKEDIFRDKLKALPLFSELDECQIEQVAGISKECRFKKNAIIFMEGESYRGFFVVLQGSVKVYRSSSSGKEAILHIIKPFNAFADVPLFEGGNYPVSAQALEDSVLLFIPKTEFIGLLEKNISISLKMLAGFARRLKEMTNKVKDLSEKEVINRLCSYLVSEVEAGGKANLPEPFIRLEVTKATIAAYLGTITETLSRTFRKLETEGIIRVQGKKIFISNYAKLKELGKGKGN encoded by the coding sequence ATGGAAACAATTAAAGAGGACATTTTCAGGGACAAGCTGAAGGCACTGCCTTTATTTTCGGAGCTGGACGAGTGCCAGATTGAGCAGGTAGCGGGAATAAGCAAAGAGTGCCGTTTTAAGAAGAACGCCATTATTTTCATGGAAGGTGAAAGTTACAGGGGATTTTTTGTAGTGCTGCAGGGCTCGGTAAAAGTGTACCGTTCCTCCTCTTCGGGAAAAGAGGCCATACTGCACATAATAAAGCCTTTCAACGCTTTTGCCGACGTACCTCTTTTTGAAGGGGGTAATTATCCGGTTAGCGCGCAGGCGCTTGAGGACAGTGTTCTGCTTTTCATTCCGAAGACGGAGTTTATTGGGCTGCTGGAGAAGAACATTTCAATAAGCCTTAAGATGCTGGCGGGTTTTGCCCGGAGGCTGAAGGAGATGACGAACAAGGTAAAGGATCTTTCGGAGAAGGAAGTAATCAACAGGCTTTGCAGTTATCTTGTAAGCGAGGTTGAGGCCGGCGGGAAGGCAAATCTGCCTGAGCCTTTTATAAGGCTCGAGGTAACGAAAGCGACCATTGCGGCGTATCTTGGGACAATTACAGAGACCCTCTCGCGCACATTCCGCAAGCTTGAGACAGAAGGGATAATACGCGTGCAGGGGAAGAAGATATTCATTTCGAACTACGCGAAGCTGAAAGAATTAGGCAAAGGCAAGGGCAATTAA
- a CDS encoding PAS domain S-box protein, producing MRENFFKILMIEDSRSFAQLILEMIEDARGTEITLDHAFRLSNGLELLRSGHYDVILLDLTLPDSMGLDTVKKVKDAAPDLPVVVMTNLDDEETATKAIQAGAQDYLVKGDFDTNLLVRSLKYAIERKHANDMLRESEQMLSVIFQEIPSLIAITTYKEGLFVDVNRAFETITGYSRDDVLARTLSELAIFRSMEERERFQKIIKESGFIQNMEFSFRKKTGEEVTGLISVRRLKLKGKECLLSVFTDISERKRIEEHLKSLLEVQASGKKD from the coding sequence ATGAGAGAAAATTTCTTCAAAATCTTAATGATTGAAGACAGCCGCAGCTTTGCGCAGTTAATCCTGGAGATGATAGAAGATGCCCGGGGTACGGAGATAACTCTGGATCATGCCTTCAGGCTTTCGAACGGACTGGAACTCCTAAGAAGCGGGCATTATGATGTTATTCTTTTGGATTTAACGCTTCCCGACAGCATGGGGCTGGATACGGTAAAGAAGGTTAAGGATGCCGCTCCCGATCTTCCGGTTGTGGTAATGACAAATCTGGATGATGAGGAAACGGCGACAAAAGCCATACAGGCAGGGGCGCAGGACTATCTGGTAAAAGGTGATTTCGATACAAATCTTCTCGTGCGCTCGCTTAAATATGCAATTGAAAGAAAACATGCGAATGATATGCTTCGGGAATCGGAGCAGATGCTTTCAGTTATTTTTCAGGAAATTCCATCTCTTATTGCAATAACCACGTACAAAGAAGGTCTTTTTGTTGACGTAAACAGGGCATTTGAGACTATCACAGGCTACAGCCGCGACGATGTATTAGCCAGGACGCTTTCCGAATTAGCTATTTTCCGGAGTATGGAAGAACGGGAAAGGTTCCAGAAGATAATAAAGGAAAGCGGTTTCATTCAGAATATGGAGTTCAGTTTCAGGAAGAAAACGGGTGAAGAAGTTACAGGCTTAATCTCCGTGCGGCGGCTTAAGTTAAAGGGAAAGGAATGCCTATTAAGCGTTTTTACTGACATATCCGAGCGCAAGCGGATTGAAGAGCACCTGAAATCGCTGCTTGAAGTGCAGGCGTCAGGAAAAAAGGACTGA
- a CDS encoding DUF2892 domain-containing protein gives MNPAVSIIQRVVKIALGLAMLSWLFIGEGESKYMGIIGLAPLISGLTNSCGGATGCRTNFREKEVN, from the coding sequence ATGAATCCAGCAGTATCAATTATTCAAAGAGTTGTTAAAATAGCTTTGGGACTTGCCATGCTCTCCTGGCTCTTTATTGGGGAAGGGGAGTCGAAATACATGGGAATTATAGGACTTGCTCCCCTTATCTCAGGACTAACAAATTCCTGCGGCGGCGCCACAGGCTGCCGTACAAACTTCCGCGAAAAAGAAGTTAATTGA
- a CDS encoding PAS domain-containing protein, producing the protein MKKSPALSESKQKPGGFASGGSLRPELGSQNKSGLEAEEQFPVVGIGASAGGLEALEQFFTNVNQDSGMAFVVIQHLDPNYKGMMPELLQRFTPMHVLQAKDGLRTKPNTVYVIPPNKSMSVLNRTLHLFAPVEKRGLRLPIDYFFSSLADDLQEKSIGIVLSGMGSDGATGLRSIKEKGGIVLVQDPAAAKYSGMPRSAIEAVVADFVAPADELAGKLQAFFKHARAVNSISTPEGIGKNALEKIIILLRAQTGHDFSLYKKASIYRRIERRMTVHKIDTISHYIRFLQENQEELEILFKELLIGVTNFFRDPVVWEYLKEKIFPPLFEKLPARYVLRAWVAACSTGEEAYSLAIVFREALDLLKQNNRNLKLQIFATDLDADAVNKARKGFFPANISSDISPERLNRFFTPSEGGFCVKPEIREMVVFAQQNVTKDPPFTKLDLLLCRNLLIYLEPELQKSLISLFHYSLNPGGVLILGSSESNSDNRILFKSIEPKLRIYRRLVSTVPRQVELPASDINIKTDPVKKYPNMKATDNMGTLADQLMLQKFAPASVLVNSDGDILYITGRTGNYLEPSSGRANMNIFAMARSGLRNELPMVFHRALKNYQKTVLRNVEIRDNEKTYCVDLTVQKIEKPDALRDLVMVVFSEVTQMKEKEPLKSKGGKSLLKNSPDNLHNGQLQLELQKLKKEMQNSFEVMQTSQEELRSANEELQSTNEELQSTNEELTTSKEEMQSLNEELQTVNFELQSKVDEFTVVNNDMNNLLNSIDIATLFLDRELHIRRFTKQTTKIFKLIQSDIGRSFTDQVSDLEYPEILNDATEVLRTLIPLRKDVVTNDGRWFEARIMPYRTMDDRIDGLVITFTDITKAKNLEAELNKTIAILRSHNLDSYEKK; encoded by the coding sequence ATGAAAAAGTCTCCGGCGCTTTCGGAAAGTAAACAAAAACCTGGCGGTTTTGCCTCCGGCGGGAGCCTCCGCCCGGAGCTGGGTAGCCAGAACAAGTCCGGATTAGAGGCTGAAGAGCAGTTCCCGGTCGTCGGCATTGGTGCCTCGGCTGGCGGACTTGAGGCACTGGAACAGTTTTTTACCAATGTGAATCAAGACAGCGGTATGGCTTTTGTCGTCATACAACACCTGGATCCGAACTACAAGGGCATGATGCCCGAACTTCTGCAGCGCTTTACCCCAATGCACGTCCTTCAGGCTAAAGACGGCTTAAGGACAAAGCCAAATACAGTATATGTTATCCCTCCCAACAAGAGCATGTCTGTTCTTAACAGAACACTCCATTTGTTTGCCCCTGTGGAAAAAAGGGGCTTAAGGCTGCCCATAGATTACTTCTTCAGTTCACTTGCCGATGACCTCCAGGAAAAAAGTATAGGTATTGTTCTCTCTGGTATGGGATCCGACGGAGCCACAGGGCTGCGCTCAATTAAGGAAAAAGGGGGCATTGTTCTGGTTCAGGACCCTGCTGCGGCAAAGTACAGCGGTATGCCGCGCAGCGCAATTGAAGCTGTTGTGGCTGATTTTGTGGCCCCGGCAGATGAATTGGCCGGAAAGCTTCAGGCCTTCTTCAAACACGCTAGAGCCGTTAACTCCATTTCCACACCCGAGGGCATAGGTAAGAATGCCCTGGAAAAAATTATTATACTCCTAAGGGCACAGACCGGGCACGACTTTTCACTTTACAAGAAAGCTTCAATTTACCGGCGCATTGAACGCCGCATGACCGTCCATAAAATAGATACGATTTCCCATTATATCCGTTTTCTGCAGGAAAACCAGGAGGAATTAGAGATACTTTTTAAGGAACTGCTCATCGGGGTAACTAATTTCTTCCGCGATCCTGTCGTCTGGGAATACCTTAAAGAAAAGATTTTTCCTCCTCTTTTTGAAAAATTACCCGCGCGCTATGTCCTGCGCGCATGGGTGGCGGCATGCTCAACAGGCGAGGAAGCTTATTCACTGGCTATTGTATTTAGAGAAGCACTTGACCTGCTTAAGCAGAATAACAGGAACTTAAAACTCCAGATTTTTGCAACGGATCTCGACGCTGATGCCGTAAACAAGGCCAGAAAGGGTTTCTTTCCGGCAAACATTTCCTCCGATATTTCCCCCGAACGCCTCAACCGCTTTTTTACTCCCTCTGAAGGCGGCTTCTGCGTTAAACCTGAAATAAGGGAAATGGTAGTCTTTGCACAGCAGAACGTGACAAAAGACCCACCTTTTACTAAGCTGGACTTGCTTTTATGCCGCAACCTTTTAATTTACCTTGAGCCGGAACTCCAGAAAAGCCTTATTTCGCTCTTCCACTACAGCCTTAACCCGGGCGGTGTCCTGATCCTGGGAAGTTCTGAATCGAACAGTGACAACAGAATTTTATTTAAGAGTATTGAGCCTAAACTCAGGATCTACAGGCGACTGGTTTCAACAGTCCCCAGGCAGGTTGAGCTCCCGGCTTCTGACATAAATATTAAAACCGATCCCGTTAAAAAATACCCAAATATGAAAGCTACTGACAATATGGGAACTCTGGCCGATCAGCTGATGCTGCAGAAATTTGCCCCGGCAAGTGTACTGGTAAACAGCGATGGCGATATTTTGTATATTACCGGACGTACTGGAAATTACCTGGAACCTTCCTCCGGAAGGGCAAATATGAACATTTTTGCCATGGCCCGCTCCGGACTTCGCAATGAACTGCCTATGGTTTTCCACAGGGCTCTTAAGAATTATCAGAAAACGGTCCTGAGAAATGTGGAAATCAGGGATAATGAAAAAACTTATTGCGTGGACCTGACTGTTCAGAAAATTGAAAAGCCTGACGCCCTCAGGGATCTGGTCATGGTGGTGTTCTCCGAGGTGACGCAAATGAAAGAAAAAGAACCCCTGAAATCCAAAGGCGGGAAATCTTTATTGAAGAATTCTCCGGATAACCTTCACAATGGCCAGCTGCAGCTTGAACTGCAGAAACTCAAAAAGGAGATGCAAAACTCTTTTGAAGTAATGCAGACTTCCCAGGAGGAGCTTAGATCAGCCAACGAGGAGCTGCAGTCTACAAACGAGGAACTCCAGTCTACGAACGAAGAACTTACAACCTCCAAAGAGGAAATGCAGAGCCTTAATGAAGAGCTTCAGACAGTAAATTTTGAACTGCAGAGCAAAGTAGATGAATTTACAGTCGTTAATAACGATATGAATAACCTCCTCAACAGCATCGACATTGCCACACTGTTCCTCGACAGGGAACTCCACATCCGAAGGTTTACCAAGCAGACAACTAAAATTTTCAAGCTCATACAAAGTGACATCGGAAGGTCCTTTACCGACCAGGTTTCCGATCTTGAATATCCGGAAATATTAAACGATGCGACGGAAGTTCTCAGAACGCTCATCCCCTTGCGAAAGGATGTTGTTACCAACGACGGACGGTGGTTCGAAGCGCGAATTATGCCTTACCGTACAATGGATGACAGAATAGACGGACTTGTCATCACTTTTACCGACATAACAAAAGCAAAAAATCTGGAAGCTGAGCTGAATAAAACAATTGCTATTCTTCGTTCACATAATCTGGATAGTTATGAAAAAAAATAA
- a CDS encoding PAS domain S-box protein: MKKNNGNNPKEDSLRRKAEEKLKKQQNKTESYPSEADGLKLLHELQVHQIELEMINEELRLARDKAEINAGKYLELYDFAPSGYLTLHPDGIISELNFSSAKILGMERSMLIGRNFKFFISAESKPVFDDFFKKVFQSSTKAACELMLHTEDNTSMFVYIEGKISENPPKCSLTMIDITDRRIVEESLKHTLAALEKSNSDLQQFAYAASHDLQEPLRMITNYINLLEKKLKGTLDAQTGKYLEFIIDGAKRMQGLIHGLLLFSRITAQKKEFKPTDLNYIVEDVLKDLELIITESGAEINVSKLPVLNAEPTQMHQLFQNLIANAIKFRGEKNPVIHIIAERRENSLIFCVRDNGIGINPEFLERVFMIFQRLHEREKYAGNGIGLALCKKVVENHGGRIWVESEEGKGAAFYFTIPDK; the protein is encoded by the coding sequence ATGAAAAAAAATAATGGCAATAATCCTAAAGAAGATTCTCTCCGCAGAAAAGCAGAAGAAAAGCTTAAAAAGCAGCAAAACAAAACGGAATCCTATCCCTCAGAGGCCGACGGGCTGAAACTTCTCCATGAACTCCAGGTTCACCAGATAGAACTCGAAATGATAAACGAGGAGCTCAGGCTTGCTAGGGACAAAGCCGAAATAAATGCCGGCAAATATCTTGAGCTTTATGATTTTGCCCCCTCCGGATATTTAACTCTTCACCCCGACGGGATTATCAGCGAATTGAACTTCAGCTCTGCCAAAATACTGGGCATGGAACGTTCCATGCTCATAGGCAGGAATTTTAAGTTTTTCATCTCTGCGGAATCAAAACCCGTCTTCGACGATTTTTTCAAAAAAGTATTTCAAAGCAGTACAAAGGCAGCCTGCGAACTAATGCTGCATACAGAAGACAATACTTCAATGTTTGTTTATATCGAAGGGAAAATCTCCGAAAATCCCCCCAAATGTAGCCTTACAATGATTGATATTACCGACCGCAGGATAGTAGAGGAAAGCTTAAAACATACACTTGCGGCACTTGAAAAAAGCAATTCTGATCTGCAGCAGTTTGCTTATGCGGCCAGCCACGACCTCCAGGAGCCGCTGAGAATGATTACAAACTATATTAATTTATTAGAGAAAAAGCTGAAAGGCACCCTGGATGCTCAAACCGGCAAATATCTGGAATTTATAATCGACGGCGCAAAGCGCATGCAGGGATTAATACACGGCCTGCTTTTATTTTCTCGCATTACTGCGCAAAAAAAAGAATTTAAACCAACAGATCTCAATTACATAGTTGAAGACGTGCTTAAAGATCTTGAGCTTATAATTACTGAATCCGGGGCTGAAATAAATGTGTCTAAACTTCCAGTATTAAACGCTGAACCGACACAGATGCATCAGCTCTTTCAGAACCTGATTGCCAATGCAATTAAATTCAGGGGGGAAAAGAACCCGGTTATTCATATTATAGCTGAACGCAGGGAAAACAGCCTGATCTTCTGCGTAAGAGATAACGGCATCGGTATAAACCCGGAATTTTTAGAGCGGGTATTCATGATCTTCCAGCGCCTGCATGAAAGAGAAAAATACGCGGGAAATGGCATTGGACTGGCCTTATGCAAGAAAGTAGTTGAGAATCATGGCGGCAGGATATGGGTTGAGTCTGAAGAGGGAAAAGGGGCGGCTTTTTATTTCACCATTCCCGACAAATAG
- a CDS encoding LysE family transporter: protein MEFIIFLKGVLIGFVMAVPLGPIGIMCIRKTLTEGRLRGLVIGFGAATADLLYGSIAAFGLTLVSDLLIREKIWIRLVGGALLLFLGVKTFLKMPADPKFNVHASSIIRSYLTTVFLTLTNPLAIFAFIAVFAALGLGYDLSNYSASALVSGVFLGSALWFFMLSSGVMFFRKKFEVKGLIWVNKIAGVLIVVSGFIAIGSLL, encoded by the coding sequence ATGGAATTTATTATCTTTCTTAAAGGGGTCTTAATTGGCTTTGTTATGGCAGTGCCCCTTGGCCCCATAGGGATTATGTGCATACGCAAGACACTTACTGAAGGACGGCTGCGCGGACTGGTTATAGGTTTTGGAGCGGCAACTGCGGATCTGCTCTACGGTTCTATAGCCGCCTTTGGGCTGACGCTCGTTTCAGACCTGCTTATCAGGGAGAAAATCTGGATAAGGCTGGTTGGGGGAGCGCTGCTTTTATTTCTGGGGGTAAAGACATTCCTTAAGATGCCCGCCGATCCCAAGTTTAACGTTCACGCCAGCAGTATTATTCGGTCGTACCTGACTACTGTTTTTCTGACGCTTACAAATCCTTTGGCCATCTTTGCATTTATTGCCGTGTTTGCCGCACTCGGTTTGGGATATGATCTCAGTAATTATTCGGCTTCAGCCCTTGTCTCGGGTGTTTTTCTGGGTTCGGCTTTGTGGTTTTTCATGCTCAGCTCAGGCGTTATGTTTTTCAGAAAGAAGTTTGAGGTAAAAGGGCTTATCTGGGTAAATAAAATTGCAGGCGTGTTGATAGTTGTTTCAGGATTTATTGCCATTGGGAGTTTGTTATAA
- a CDS encoding B12-binding domain-containing radical SAM protein yields the protein MNILLVNPLYPADTFWGFRHALKFVSKRASFPPLGLLTVAAILPEEWDKKLVDMNVTSLKDSDILWADYVFISAMSIQSRSADEVIQRCKVLNRKIVAGGPLFTSSPEYYQSVDHLVLNEAEITLPEFLSDLSGGKAKHIYTTEDWADITHTPLPKWDLVAQNRYTSMNLQYSRGCPYDCDFCDITVLYGRRPRTKNREQVLLELDALYKTGWRGPVFFVDDNFIGNKGKLKKDILPAIAEWNKRRNYPFYFSTEASINLADDELLMQLMIRADFDAVFIGIESPNKESLVECNKTQNSSRDLISCVRKIQASGLEVQGGFIVGFDNDPPSIFDKLTDFIQESGIVTAMVGLLNAPKGTKLQKRLLQEERLLNDFNGNNTDLSINFVPRMDHDVLISGYKNIVRTIYSPKYFYERVMHFLKDFEPKTKKVFHLNSNYIAALFRSIVKLGVIGEERFYYWKLFIWTLFRKPRLFSLAILFTIYGYHFRKISNGFSHIYNNSENLRAG from the coding sequence ATGAACATTTTACTGGTTAATCCACTCTACCCCGCCGATACATTCTGGGGATTCAGACATGCATTGAAATTTGTATCGAAGAGAGCAAGTTTCCCGCCTCTGGGACTATTAACCGTAGCGGCAATCTTGCCTGAAGAGTGGGACAAAAAGTTAGTTGATATGAACGTAACCAGCCTGAAAGATTCAGATATACTGTGGGCCGATTACGTATTTATAAGTGCAATGTCAATTCAAAGCAGGTCCGCCGATGAGGTAATACAAAGGTGCAAAGTGCTGAATAGAAAGATTGTAGCAGGCGGACCATTATTTACCAGCAGCCCGGAATATTATCAGAGTGTTGACCACCTGGTGCTCAATGAAGCCGAGATAACACTCCCTGAGTTTTTAAGTGACTTGAGCGGAGGGAAGGCTAAACATATTTATACCACAGAAGATTGGGCCGATATAACACATACTCCTCTGCCTAAATGGGATCTTGTAGCTCAGAACAGGTATACCTCAATGAACCTTCAGTATTCAAGGGGATGTCCTTATGATTGTGATTTTTGTGACATAACAGTGCTCTATGGAAGAAGGCCGCGCACAAAAAACAGGGAGCAGGTGCTCCTGGAACTGGACGCTTTATATAAAACAGGCTGGCGGGGACCCGTGTTTTTTGTCGATGATAATTTTATAGGCAATAAAGGGAAATTAAAGAAAGATATTCTGCCTGCAATTGCGGAGTGGAACAAAAGAAGGAATTATCCATTTTACTTCAGCACCGAAGCCTCGATCAACCTGGCTGATGATGAGCTTCTGATGCAGCTTATGATAAGGGCTGATTTCGATGCTGTATTTATAGGGATAGAATCACCGAACAAGGAGAGTCTGGTTGAATGCAACAAGACGCAGAACAGCAGCCGTGATCTGATCTCATGCGTAAGGAAGATCCAGGCCTCGGGTCTTGAGGTTCAGGGTGGATTTATTGTGGGTTTTGACAATGACCCGCCTTCAATCTTCGATAAGCTTACAGACTTCATTCAGGAAAGCGGAATTGTAACGGCAATGGTCGGGCTGTTAAATGCTCCAAAAGGCACCAAGCTTCAAAAAAGGCTGCTTCAGGAAGAAAGGCTGCTAAATGATTTTAACGGCAATAACACCGACCTTTCCATCAATTTTGTCCCGCGCATGGATCATGATGTACTGATCTCCGGTTATAAAAACATTGTAAGGACAATATATTCCCCCAAATATTTTTACGAACGGGTAATGCACTTTCTGAAAGATTTTGAGCCAAAGACAAAAAAGGTATTTCATCTCAATTCCAATTACATAGCAGCCCTCTTCAGGTCCATTGTAAAATTAGGAGTAATTGGTGAGGAAAGGTTTTATTACTGGAAACTATTCATCTGGACCTTGTTCCGCAAACCAAGGCTTTTTTCCCTGGCGATATTGTTTACGATTTACGGGTATCATTTCAGGAAAATATCCAATGGATTTAGTCATATATATAATAACTCCGAAAATTTAAGAGCCGGATAA
- a CDS encoding response regulator transcription factor gives MDLAPVQADILQYVKAGASGFILKDASLNDFLVTIRSVAEGSTVLPALSVDSLFSEIVDHAFRASKSGLKDAIRITKREREVIELLSEGMRNKEIGQRIHISTYTVKSHIHNIMEKLALHTRLETANYFNTEGTPNAISGGISIIHH, from the coding sequence ATGGATCTTGCGCCCGTTCAGGCCGATATACTGCAGTATGTAAAGGCAGGTGCAAGCGGCTTTATACTTAAGGATGCGTCACTTAATGATTTCCTTGTAACCATCCGTTCCGTAGCTGAAGGCTCAACTGTCTTACCTGCTCTCTCAGTTGATTCGCTTTTTTCAGAGATTGTTGATCACGCATTCAGGGCAAGTAAATCCGGACTTAAAGATGCAATCAGGATTACAAAGCGGGAACGTGAGGTTATTGAATTGCTTAGTGAAGGGATGAGAAACAAGGAGATAGGGCAAAGGATCCATATTTCTACTTATACAGTAAAAAGTCATATTCATAATATCATGGAGAAGCTGGCATTGCATACACGGCTTGAGACAGCGAACTATTTTAATACTGAAGGAACACCGAATGCAATTTCCGGGGGTATCTCCATTATCCACCATTGA